A single genomic interval of Eleutherodactylus coqui strain aEleCoq1 chromosome 3, aEleCoq1.hap1, whole genome shotgun sequence harbors:
- the CBY1 gene encoding protein chibby homolog 1: protein MPLFGNTFSPKKTPPRKSASLSNLHALDRTTKEVELGLDYGAPSIAIAGQSLKFENGQWMAESGGTGSQKELQRLRKRNLQLEEENNLLRLKVEILLDMLSEATAESHLKDKELEEMKSLSGRRK, encoded by the exons ATGCCTCTGTTTGGGAACACCTTCAGCCCGAAGAAAACGCCGCCTAGAAAATCTGCGTCGCTGTCCAACTTGCATGCA CTGGACCGGACAACTAAGGAGGTGGAGCTGGGTTTGGATTACGGTGCCCCTAGTATCGCTATTGCAGGGCAAAGTCTTAAATTTGAAAATGGCCAGTGGATGGCTG AATCAGGTGGCACTGGATCACAGAAGGAACTTCAACGTCTTCGAAAGCGAAATCTCCAGTTGGAGGAGGAGAATAATTTGCTTCGTCTGAAAGTTGAAATCCTGCTCGACATG CTCTCTGAGGCAACAGCAGAATCCCACCTGAAAGATAAGGAGCTTGAAGAAATGAAGAGCTTAAGCGGACGAAGGAAATGA